In Sodalis ligni, a single genomic region encodes these proteins:
- a CDS encoding D-ribose ABC transporter substrate-binding protein yields MKKHLTLLALLASCYLPYALAAEKGTIAILVNSLDNPYYSAEAKGAEAKAQSMGYKTLVLSHGEDVRRQGELISLVIGRKVQGIVLDNADSQASVAAVKQAKDAGVPVVLINREIPVDGVALAQITHNNFQAGSDVANEFVEKMGEKGSYAELTCNLADNNCVTRSKSFHNVIDQYPDMKMIARQDAKGNLLDGKRIMDSILQAHPDIKGVINGNGPVALGAIAALKAAGRSDVTVVGIDGSNDERDAIKAGDLYASVMLQAQAIASQGVEILDQYLQKGSYTGKERIMFRGILIKKNNADKVNNFHYQQ; encoded by the coding sequence ATGAAAAAACATCTTACCTTGTTAGCCCTGCTCGCCAGTTGTTACCTGCCGTACGCCCTTGCCGCCGAGAAAGGCACCATCGCCATCCTGGTCAACTCCCTGGATAATCCTTACTACTCCGCCGAAGCCAAAGGCGCTGAAGCCAAAGCCCAGTCGATGGGTTACAAAACCCTGGTATTGTCGCACGGTGAAGATGTCAGACGTCAGGGCGAGCTGATAAGCCTGGTTATCGGCCGCAAGGTGCAGGGCATCGTGCTGGATAACGCCGACTCGCAGGCCAGCGTGGCGGCGGTGAAGCAGGCCAAAGACGCGGGGGTGCCGGTGGTGCTTATCAACCGTGAAATCCCGGTGGACGGGGTGGCGCTGGCGCAAATCACCCACAACAACTTTCAGGCGGGTTCCGACGTGGCCAACGAATTCGTTGAGAAAATGGGCGAGAAAGGCAGCTATGCCGAATTGACCTGTAATCTCGCAGATAACAACTGCGTGACCCGTTCGAAATCATTTCATAACGTCATTGACCAATACCCGGATATGAAAATGATTGCCCGCCAGGATGCCAAAGGCAATCTGCTTGATGGCAAACGCATCATGGACAGCATTCTGCAGGCCCATCCGGATATTAAGGGCGTGATTAACGGTAACGGTCCGGTGGCTCTGGGCGCCATAGCGGCGTTAAAAGCCGCGGGGCGCAGCGATGTCACGGTGGTGGGGATTGACGGCAGCAATGATGAACGGGATGCCATCAAGGCCGGGGACCTCTACGCCAGCGTCATGTTGCAGGCACAGGCCATTGCATCCCAAGGTGTTGAAATACTGGATCAATATTTACAAAAAGGCAGCTATACCGGCAAAGAACGCATCATGTTCCGGGGCATTTTGATCAAAAAGAACAACGCCGATAAAGTGAACAATTTCCATTATCAGCAGTAA
- the bcsQ gene encoding cellulose biosynthesis protein BcsQ — protein sequence MPIIALSGIRGGAGTTSITAALAWALCQAGESVLAVDLSPDNLLRLHFNMPFKHARGWARAEIDGEGWHQGAMEYLERLAFLPFGRTTPAERLALFEPPAPGRESWGDRLCRLRDGKRYRWILLDMPGADTPLAQQCLPVADHVLMVINPDANCHARLHQQALPAGCRLLVNGYLPTSGLQHDINQLWLQALDGLLPVIIHRDESVAEALAAKQPLGEYRPDSNAAEEIVTLANWCLIHCPESAA from the coding sequence ATGCCGATTATCGCCTTGTCCGGTATCCGCGGCGGCGCCGGGACAACGTCAATCACCGCGGCGCTGGCCTGGGCGCTATGTCAGGCCGGTGAATCCGTCCTGGCGGTGGATTTGTCACCGGATAATTTGCTGAGGCTCCATTTCAATATGCCCTTTAAGCATGCCAGGGGGTGGGCGCGGGCGGAAATTGACGGCGAAGGCTGGCATCAGGGTGCGATGGAGTACCTGGAAAGACTGGCGTTTTTACCGTTCGGGCGCACAACGCCGGCAGAACGGCTTGCGCTGTTTGAGCCGCCGGCGCCCGGGCGGGAGAGCTGGGGGGATCGTCTTTGCCGGTTGCGCGACGGCAAGCGCTATCGCTGGATCCTGCTGGATATGCCCGGTGCCGACACTCCCTTGGCGCAGCAATGCCTGCCGGTGGCGGACCATGTGCTGATGGTCATCAATCCGGATGCCAATTGCCATGCCCGTTTGCACCAGCAGGCGCTGCCCGCCGGCTGCCGGCTGCTGGTCAATGGTTATCTGCCCACCAGCGGACTGCAGCATGATATCAACCAGCTATGGCTGCAGGCGCTGGACGGCCTGTTGCCGGTAATCATTCATCGCGACGAGTCGGTGGCCGAAGCCCTGGCGGCGAAACAGCCCCTGGGGGAATACCGGCCGGACAGCAACGCGGCCGAAGAGATCGTGACGCTGGCCAACTGGTGTCTGATCCATTGCCCGGAATCCGCTGCATGA
- the bcsF gene encoding cellulose biosynthesis protein BcsF, translating to MNLDDILQLILLCALVFFPLGYLFHRRFPFWLPALQSFILSPRYLKSAGIWTRSDLPSGKKKKS from the coding sequence ATGAACCTTGACGATATTTTGCAGTTGATTCTGCTTTGTGCTTTGGTGTTTTTCCCGCTGGGCTATCTGTTTCACCGCCGGTTTCCTTTTTGGCTGCCCGCCCTGCAATCCTTTATTCTCTCTCCGCGATATTTGAAATCAGCAGGCATCTGGACGCGCAGCGATCTCCCGTCAGGTAAAAAGAAAAAATCATGA
- the bcsR gene encoding cellulose biosynthesis protein BcsR translates to MENKLFITGATPNAEKQDDVLVLSHIFALPSFHYVDINLQEQFPHILSRWPLLAEFAHSDGLDAQSSSTAGSLQKE, encoded by the coding sequence ATGGAAAATAAATTATTTATCACCGGTGCGACTCCGAATGCAGAAAAACAAGATGATGTCCTTGTGCTAAGTCATATTTTCGCCCTGCCGAGTTTTCATTACGTCGATATCAATTTGCAAGAACAATTTCCGCATATTTTGTCGCGCTGGCCGCTGTTGGCCGAATTTGCCCATTCCGACGGCCTGGATGCCCAGTCTTCGTCAACCGCCGGCTCCCTTCAGAAAGAGTAA
- the bcsE gene encoding cellulose biosynthesis protein BcsE, with protein MALSFSFGLYHSFEELSVMQSRGCYWVNIERQTDARQLCRQIINAQGAATRGALICCGDGPEQLLEGLPSTGAEGAGPPASLPLFTLPEKKSALRRLTADLSRAINVKERLFIFLLTASAWKDFSQTEIDDWLGNTQRWLIKHNAAFLILTYGSGISQLKNQLISQFPTLSGLSSVHSLQDCVRYQVSWWFSGKGLIANQAMNWEPDDRERFVQSVLLPAFSPSVNDEQLCLAEKSVLEGAPPLSVNWRLLEDNALLMQQGMARHSATLIFALTESEQVAELARQIHTLRRQRGIALKIVVREMKASLRYTDERLLQACGANLVVPYIAPLSSFLTLLESIQGQRFTRHVPATIDRLLAAINPSRIKGAMSNDRFRQVVPELIENPLMPEDDKGILIALRPVPGLPPRQALSLCRLRRGGDVMTATSRRIYLFLSNCRINDLDTVLGYLFRLPIAEAFSNRQVWTQDVHIISQVKLMGKTDRRAGSPEPADTPITAAVTFARPATARHSPRPLTLSLAAPQDIQP; from the coding sequence ATGGCGCTCTCCTTTTCATTTGGTCTCTATCATAGTTTTGAAGAGTTATCGGTAATGCAGTCCCGCGGCTGTTACTGGGTCAATATAGAACGCCAAACGGATGCGCGCCAGTTATGCCGGCAAATCATTAACGCCCAGGGAGCGGCAACCCGCGGGGCGCTGATCTGCTGCGGCGATGGGCCGGAACAGCTGCTGGAAGGGCTGCCGTCCACCGGCGCGGAGGGCGCCGGACCGCCGGCCTCGCTGCCCCTGTTTACCCTGCCGGAAAAAAAATCGGCCCTTCGCCGGCTGACCGCGGATTTATCCCGGGCGATTAATGTCAAGGAACGCCTGTTTATCTTTCTATTGACCGCAAGCGCATGGAAAGACTTTTCGCAAACGGAAATTGATGACTGGCTGGGAAATACCCAGCGGTGGTTAATAAAACACAATGCCGCTTTTTTAATTCTGACTTACGGCAGCGGCATATCGCAATTAAAGAATCAACTTATTTCCCAATTTCCCACCCTCTCCGGTTTATCCAGCGTGCACTCGCTGCAAGATTGTGTACGATATCAAGTATCTTGGTGGTTTAGCGGTAAAGGATTAATTGCCAATCAGGCAATGAACTGGGAACCGGACGATCGGGAGCGGTTCGTGCAGAGCGTTCTTTTGCCCGCTTTTTCCCCGTCGGTAAATGACGAACAGCTGTGCCTGGCGGAAAAAAGCGTGCTGGAAGGCGCGCCTCCCCTGTCGGTAAACTGGCGGCTGCTGGAAGATAACGCCCTGTTGATGCAGCAAGGCATGGCGAGACACTCCGCCACCCTGATTTTCGCCCTGACCGAAAGTGAACAGGTCGCCGAATTGGCGCGGCAGATCCACACACTGCGCCGTCAGCGGGGTATTGCGCTGAAAATCGTGGTCAGGGAAATGAAAGCCAGCCTGCGTTATACCGATGAAAGACTGTTGCAAGCCTGCGGCGCCAATCTGGTGGTGCCCTATATCGCGCCGTTATCGAGCTTTCTGACCCTGCTGGAAAGCATACAGGGGCAGCGTTTTACCCGTCATGTGCCGGCGACCATCGATCGGCTGCTGGCCGCCATCAACCCTTCGCGCATAAAAGGCGCGATGAGTAACGACAGGTTCCGCCAGGTGGTGCCGGAGCTGATTGAGAATCCCCTCATGCCGGAAGACGACAAGGGCATCCTCATCGCCCTGCGGCCGGTGCCCGGCCTGCCGCCCCGGCAGGCGCTGTCCTTATGCCGCCTGCGGCGCGGGGGCGATGTGATGACCGCCACCTCGCGCCGGATTTATCTGTTTCTCTCCAATTGCCGCATCAACGATTTGGATACCGTGCTGGGCTATCTCTTCCGCCTGCCTATCGCCGAGGCATTCAGCAACCGCCAGGTCTGGACCCAAGACGTGCACATCATCAGCCAAGTCAAACTGATGGGTAAAACCGACCGCCGGGCAGGCTCGCCGGAGCCCGCCGATACGCCCATCACGGCGGCCGTCACCTTCGCCCGCCCCGCGACGGCGCGGCATAGTCCGCGCCCCTTGACGCTGTCCCTTGCCGCCCCCCAGGACATCCAGCCATGA
- a CDS encoding DUF2291 family protein, with product MSTRVIWAVMASLLLSGCRIVSEKQLADLKNPPNANMAKAAQLFDQKIAPQVVASAKPLGTLLTQIGQAKDFDTACQQYGYRSQEENPCVFTVSVTGTITEVNTTSRNGQIVIKSDDASVGDVKVQIGPTFRGTDLRDSYRGLSYADFNDQNLFGDFGKAINQRAIGSFAQRTFAVGGKVTVYGAFSAFDTPQPPLLITPAKITP from the coding sequence ATGTCTACTCGCGTCATATGGGCGGTAATGGCGTCTCTGCTGTTATCCGGCTGCCGGATTGTGTCGGAGAAGCAATTGGCGGACCTGAAAAATCCGCCGAATGCCAATATGGCCAAAGCGGCGCAGCTATTCGACCAGAAAATCGCTCCGCAGGTGGTCGCCTCGGCCAAACCCCTGGGCACCTTGCTTACCCAAATCGGCCAGGCCAAGGATTTTGATACCGCCTGTCAACAGTACGGCTATCGCAGCCAGGAAGAAAACCCCTGCGTATTTACCGTCTCGGTGACCGGAACCATCACTGAAGTCAATACCACATCCCGTAATGGCCAGATCGTGATAAAGAGCGACGATGCAAGCGTGGGAGACGTCAAGGTGCAGATTGGACCGACCTTTCGCGGCACCGATTTGCGCGATAGCTATCGCGGCCTGAGCTATGCCGACTTTAACGATCAGAATCTGTTCGGTGATTTCGGTAAAGCGATCAATCAGCGGGCGATCGGCTCTTTTGCGCAACGGACGTTTGCCGTCGGCGGCAAAGTCACGGTATATGGGGCGTTCAGCGCTTTTGATACCCCTCAGCCGCCGTTGCTGATCACCCCGGCCAAAATCACGCCGTAA
- a CDS encoding GolD/DthD family dehydrogenase, with translation MMNDKQYDVNLRYGVDPSQSLAGKVAVVAGGLGGIAMAANRMLLGKGAALALLYPAFDRGVKETAAAELGDERVSYIECDVSDPDQVTRAFSQVEQRWGQIDILVNCAGYVQLEPAVDTAFDQWQKHLAVNLTGPFLCSQAAARSMIARGKGGKIINIASQAASIAIDWHCAYTSSKAGLLGMTKVMAKEWAAHRINVNTLSPTVVLTPMGEKAWQGEKGEEMKKLIPLGRFAYTDEIAAAIVFFASNGSDMITGADLMIDGGFTIW, from the coding sequence ATGATGAACGATAAACAATATGACGTTAATCTGCGCTATGGCGTGGATCCTTCCCAATCGCTGGCCGGCAAGGTGGCGGTGGTGGCCGGCGGCCTGGGCGGTATTGCCATGGCCGCCAACCGCATGCTGCTCGGGAAGGGCGCGGCGCTGGCGCTGCTTTATCCGGCTTTCGATCGTGGGGTCAAAGAGACGGCGGCGGCGGAACTGGGGGACGAGCGGGTGAGTTATATCGAGTGCGATGTCAGCGACCCGGACCAGGTGACGCGGGCGTTCAGCCAGGTGGAGCAGCGCTGGGGCCAGATTGATATTCTGGTCAACTGCGCCGGTTATGTGCAACTGGAGCCGGCGGTCGACACCGCTTTCGATCAATGGCAGAAACACCTGGCGGTGAATCTGACCGGTCCGTTCCTCTGCTCGCAGGCCGCCGCCCGCAGCATGATCGCCCGCGGCAAGGGCGGCAAAATCATCAATATCGCCTCCCAGGCCGCGTCTATCGCCATCGATTGGCATTGCGCCTATACCTCGTCCAAAGCCGGGCTGCTGGGCATGACCAAAGTGATGGCAAAAGAGTGGGCGGCCCACCGTATCAACGTGAATACCCTGTCCCCCACCGTCGTGTTGACTCCCATGGGCGAGAAAGCCTGGCAGGGAGAGAAGGGGGAGGAGATGAAGAAGCTGATCCCCCTGGGACGCTTTGCCTACACCGACGAAATCGCCGCCGCGATCGTCTTCTTCGCCAGCAATGGTAGCGACATGATCACCGGCGCGGACCTGATGATCGACGGTGGCTTTACCATCTGGTAG
- the bcsB gene encoding cellulose biosynthesis cyclic di-GMP-binding regulatory protein BcsB, with amino-acid sequence MMKNLTCLTLLVFALGTAYGAHGMDNLTPSPEAVAPVRPVALPQAPARDVQLRFANVAPPPGAFVLRGISPEGQIEFGVRSDEVVSKAQLDLEFTPSPSLIPIESHLKVYLNDQLAGIVTITKDQLGKSNRVLMDIDPLYISDFNRLRLEFIGHYQDICENPANSTLWLDIGKTSSLNLHYQRLPLQNELSHFPEPFFDARDSRPLVLPMVFAASPDAEQQRAAAILASWFGGRAQWRGQTFPVLFNQLPDSHGIIFATNAWRPDFLHDHAAVDGPTVEMIAHPADPYVKLLLIMGRDDKDLVRAVQGITQGNILFRGPRVTVDQVSQIAPRQPYDAPNWVRTDRPMTLGELKQYPEQLAASGIQPAPIPLTINLPPDLFLIHSSGIDMRLKYRYTAPQRENDSRLNISLNNQFVQAYTLVPDRQQDSAILHLQMLQGLFDSSKALTIPALKLGANNQFKFDFDYTTLLASGTVGRCDTYTTAVNHVVIDDSSTLDFSGYRHFMPMPDLRAFASAGFPFSRMADLSETLVLVNRQPEPVQVTTLLNALGEIGALTGYPALGLRLSDDWSQAKNLDSDILMVGTIPPSLRDDRKMSMLVDATQSWVEQPNRQVPLPDMALPVSDAAPDSQTTVSAQGPLAAIIGVQSPSHAQRSIVALLADSRQGFDLLNQALADSGKRAAMFGSVAIIRDSGVNSLRVGDIYYVGHLPWWERIWNALATHPVLMAIIAMLSVVLVALLLWRGLLTLTRRRLSPDDRE; translated from the coding sequence ATGATGAAAAACCTGACCTGTTTGACTCTGTTGGTTTTCGCCCTGGGCACCGCCTATGGCGCCCACGGCATGGACAATCTGACGCCGTCGCCGGAAGCGGTGGCCCCGGTACGTCCGGTTGCCCTGCCTCAGGCGCCGGCGCGGGATGTACAGCTGCGGTTCGCCAACGTGGCGCCGCCGCCGGGCGCTTTTGTACTGCGCGGCATCAGTCCCGAAGGACAAATCGAATTCGGCGTGCGCAGCGATGAAGTGGTCTCCAAGGCCCAGCTCGACCTGGAGTTTACCCCGTCGCCGTCGCTGATACCCATCGAGTCCCATCTCAAAGTCTATCTTAACGACCAACTGGCGGGCATCGTCACCATAACCAAGGATCAACTGGGCAAATCCAATCGTGTCCTGATGGATATCGATCCGCTGTATATCAGCGATTTCAACCGGCTGCGCCTGGAGTTTATCGGCCACTACCAGGATATTTGCGAAAATCCGGCCAACAGCACGCTGTGGCTGGATATCGGCAAAACCAGTTCGCTGAACCTGCACTACCAGCGGTTGCCGCTGCAAAACGAGCTGTCGCATTTTCCGGAGCCTTTTTTTGATGCGCGCGACAGCCGGCCGCTGGTGCTGCCGATGGTTTTCGCCGCCTCGCCGGATGCCGAACAGCAGCGCGCCGCCGCGATACTGGCCTCCTGGTTCGGCGGCCGCGCGCAGTGGCGCGGCCAGACCTTTCCCGTATTGTTCAATCAGCTGCCCGACAGCCACGGCATCATCTTCGCCACCAATGCCTGGCGTCCGGATTTTCTCCATGACCATGCGGCGGTGGACGGTCCGACGGTGGAGATGATAGCCCATCCCGCCGACCCCTACGTCAAGCTGCTGCTTATCATGGGGCGGGATGACAAGGATCTGGTCAGGGCGGTGCAGGGCATAACCCAGGGAAATATCCTGTTCCGCGGACCGCGCGTGACGGTGGACCAGGTCAGCCAGATAGCGCCCCGCCAGCCTTACGACGCCCCGAACTGGGTGCGTACCGATCGGCCCATGACGCTGGGGGAATTGAAGCAGTACCCGGAACAGCTGGCGGCCAGCGGCATCCAGCCCGCGCCGATACCCCTGACCATCAATCTGCCGCCGGATCTGTTCTTGATCCACAGCTCCGGTATCGATATGCGGCTGAAATATCGCTATACCGCGCCGCAGCGGGAAAACGATTCACGGCTGAATATCAGCCTGAATAATCAGTTCGTGCAGGCCTATACGCTGGTGCCCGACCGGCAGCAGGACAGCGCAATCCTGCATCTGCAAATGCTGCAGGGGCTGTTTGATTCGTCGAAAGCGCTGACCATTCCCGCCCTGAAGCTGGGGGCCAACAATCAGTTCAAATTTGATTTTGATTACACCACGCTTTTGGCCAGCGGCACCGTAGGGCGTTGCGACACCTATACCACCGCCGTCAATCATGTGGTGATTGACGACAGCTCGACGCTGGATTTCTCCGGCTATCGCCACTTTATGCCGATGCCGGATCTGCGCGCCTTCGCCAGCGCCGGTTTTCCCTTCAGCCGTATGGCGGATTTGTCCGAAACCCTGGTGCTGGTGAATCGGCAGCCGGAGCCGGTTCAGGTCACCACGCTTTTAAACGCGCTGGGGGAAATCGGCGCGCTGACCGGTTATCCGGCCCTGGGGCTGCGCCTGAGCGATGACTGGTCGCAGGCGAAGAATCTCGATAGCGATATCCTGATGGTGGGCACCATTCCCCCGTCGCTGCGGGACGATCGCAAGATGAGCATGCTGGTGGACGCTACCCAGAGCTGGGTGGAGCAACCCAACCGTCAGGTGCCGCTGCCGGATATGGCGCTGCCGGTGAGCGATGCGGCGCCGGACAGTCAAACCACCGTCAGCGCCCAGGGGCCGCTGGCCGCCATTATCGGCGTCCAGTCGCCGTCGCACGCCCAACGCAGCATCGTGGCGCTGCTGGCCGACAGCCGGCAGGGTTTTGACTTGCTTAACCAGGCGCTGGCGGACAGCGGCAAGCGCGCAGCCATGTTCGGGTCGGTGGCGATTATCCGCGATTCCGGCGTCAACAGCCTGCGGGTGGGGGACATCTACTACGTCGGGCATCTGCCATGGTGGGAACGTATCTGGAATGCCCTGGCGACGCATCCGGTACTGATGGCCATCATCGCCATGCTGTCGGTGGTGCTGGTGGCATTGCTGCTGTGGCGGGGACTGCTTACCCTGACCCGCCGCCGCCTCTCCCCCGATGACCGGGAATAA